The genomic interval GCGGTAAAACAAGGCGAGTCCTTGTTGTCGGGAAGGCCGGGGGGTGGATGGTGTCTCTACCGCGATTTTGAAGTAAGTGCGCTAGTGTTCGCGACCTTATTCCTTTCGAAGTATTTCGCCTCGGCACGGTTCACTTCTGGATCGCTTCTCCCCAGCCCTTACAAGACCCGTGGTCGGAGCTCATGAGATCGCTCGGCGAAAAAGGCTCTCTCGTCTCATCTGAGTCCTCCCTCAGTTTCGAAAAAGTCCTTGTGGTCCTCACGCCGGAAAGCGGCTCTTTTCGGCCGCATGGACTTTGGCCGAAGCGGATTTTGACCACAAGAGATTTTTCGAGCCGCTGAGAGGCTCAGCACGAATGGCCATGTCGCCATCGCTTTTCTCGAGGCGCGAGCTGCTCTCAGAAGCCGTCCGATGACGGAACAGAAGCTCTTTGCGGGCCCGCCGATTCAGGGCCACATATCGCAAAGCAAATAAACGCGCGAACACCAGCGCAAATCCCCCAAAATCGCGCGCGAGGTACCCTCCCCTCCCCTTCGCTTCCTGAGCAGCGCGGGGCGGCACCCACCCCAGACCTTTGCCGCCGATTTACTTCTGGGTCGGCGTCCGGCCGATGTGAGACGCCTGGATGTTGCCGCCGTCGATTGCCTGCTCGGCGGTCTGCGTCCCCGTCCAGCTGCTCGAGAACCACAGCCCGCCGTTCTTGTTCCACACCGTGATGGCGATGCTGTCGGAGCCGGCTTCCGGCTCGCCTCGATCGGTCATCGCCACCTGCAGGGTGGCGTTCCCGTCGATCGAGATCGGGGCCAGCGGATTGGTGATGTCGCGAAAGGGTTTTCTACGAGGCAGGGGTCAGCTGCCGCTCTTGGCGGCGGGAGATTTCGCGGACTTCGCGGCCAGGGACGATTTATCGCGCCCCAGCTTGAACGCGCGTAGCTGGATCGGATGGGCGTCGGAGTCTCCCTCGCGAACGTGATAGAGGTGGTCCATCTGCAAGCCCTGGATCACTTGCCGCGTTCCCGAGCCCGGCCAAAGGATCTCCACGGACACGATGTCGTCGGCCTGGCGGAGGCCGATCTGCTGCCGGAGCGGCGAGGCACCGAAGCTGCCGCCGCTGCGCACCGTATCGTAGATCATCCGCTCCCCGCCGTACGGTTCCCGGGTCACCACTTTGATCCTGGCTCCGATGCCGGGACGGTTCGCCTTGACCCCTTCCAGCTGCAGAGTGAGCCAGTGATTGCCGTGCCCCGGGTTCTCGAACAGCGCGTTGCGGAAGTGGTCCGCCTCGTAGGCGCCGCCCACGACGGCATAGACGTCTTCGTCGCCGTCGTTGTCCAGATCGGCGAAAGCGACCCCGTGGCCCTTCTGGAGGTGGCCGAAGCCGCCCGAAGTGGTAACGTCCTGAAAGAACCTCCCTCCCGCATTGCGGAACATACGGTTGGGAACGAGCATCCCGAGATCGGGATTGCCCGTCCCGGCGTAGAAGTCGAGCCAGCCGTCGTTGTCGAGGTCGCCGTAATTCGAGCCCATCGTCAGCAGCACATGGTTCAAGTGCGCCTCCTGGGTGACGTTCGCGAAAGTCCCGTCGCCGTTGTTATGGTAGAGGCGAGGCGGCTCTCCCTGGTGCGGCAGTCCCAGATAGTCGGCCGCCACATCCCCGACATCCTTCACCCTGTACCCGGAGACGAACAGGTCCTCCCAGCCATCGTTGTCGTAGTCGAAGAACCAGGTGGGAAAGCTGGCGATCGGCTCGGTGACGCCGGCGGCAACCGCCACGTCGGTGAACTTCCAGGCGCACGCCGGGGCGCCCTTGGTACCCGTCGAGCCGACTGCCGGACCATCGTTTCGATACAGGCGGTTCGGCTCGCCCAGGATGGAGAGATAGAGGTCCGGGCGGCCATCATTATTATAGTCGGAGCTCGCGACCCCCTTGACGAGCGCGGGGGTGGCGACACCCGCCTCCTCCGCGCATTCGGTGAACGTCCCGTTGCGGTTGTTGTGGTACAGCTCGTTCGGGTTGACGTCTTCCTTGGTGGACTCGTTGCCGATGAACAGGTCGAGCCAGCCGTCGCCGTCGAAGTCGAACCACGTCGCGGTCTGGGTCGGATGAAGGCTCAGCACGCCGGCCTGCTCGGTCACGTCGGTGAACGTGCCGTCGCCGTTGTTGTGGAGAAGGGAGTTGGGGTAGTGCCCTTCGGAGCCCATCCAGCCGCCCCGCAGCACCAGCACGTCGGGGTGGCCGTCGTTGTCGAAGTCGGTCTGCTCGATGTTGAGCCCCCCCACCAGGCCGGTGAGCCGCGCCTCGGTGGTGCGCTCGGTGAAGGTGCCGTCGGCGTTGCTGTGGAAAAGGCGAAGCTGTGAGTTCAGCCCCATGGCCGAGACCATGATGTCCAGGTAGCCGTCGCCGTCGAAGTCGTCGACGATGGATCCTCCGGCCAGGTCGTCCACGTCCAGCCCGAGATCACCCGCCACGTCGGGATAGCTGCCGATGTCGTAATCCGACTTGAAGAGGTCGGGCGCCAGGAGCCAGCGCTTCGGCACCTTCGCCGGGTATTCCCCCAGCGTCATATAGGCCACGTTCAGCAGCCAGCGGGCCCTCAGGTTGTCGGGGTTCGTAGCGAGCAGCTCGGAGAGAATCACCGTGGCCGCGCGCGACCCCTCCTGCATCAGGTGCACGCCCTCGCCGCGGATGGGGAATATGCAGGAACGGCGGTTGTGGTGCATCGTGCAGTTCGCTTCCTCGGCCTGCCTCAGCCGCGCGACCGCCTGTTGCATGCGGATGTCGATCCAGATCGGCGAGGTCGGGTCGGTCCCTTTCTCCCGGGCCATGGTTTCGAGGCGATCGAGCATCTCGATCGCCTCGCTGGTCCTCCCGGCGTTGAGAAGCTCGACCGAGAGGTCCCTCATTTCCTTCGGAGTCGTCTGGCCGCGCTGCTGGATGCTCACTTCCAGGAGCCGGGCTCGCGCGGTGTTCATGAACAGATTCCCCAGAGGGTCGGACTGGGCGGTGACGCTTCTGAGCAGCGACGCCATGTGCCGCGAGCCGTCCTGAAAATGCGGGCGGAGCGGCGTGGAAGGGAATTGGGCGGAGGCCTGGCACCGAAGAACGGTGCCGGCAATGAGGATGATGGGGAAAAGCTTCCGCAAGGGAAGAAAAATGCAGTGATTCGCCGACCGAACCATTGGCATTCTCCCGGAGAGGGCCTGACTGCTGTGACCAGCCAATCCGAGGGCCGAGCAATGCTGATGCCACCCGGAAACCGGTACCTGGCGCGCCTTCCAATCGTTTGAGCCGAGAATGAATACGGAGGAACGGGTGAGGCGGTTTCCTTCAGCGGGGGTTCATCGAAAAACATACGCTGCATGATCGCAGCATGCGCTTTATGAAGGTCTCCTGAAGCATGCGAGTCCCGCGCCTCGGTGACCTAAGTCACCCAAGGAACATCGACAGCGGTCCGCTCGGAGTCACGAGGCGGGCCCATCGGCAATCGAGAATCCGACGGGGATCGCCTCCGGGGCCGACTCGAAGCGATAGCCGGCGCCGTGCACCGACACGATGCGCCATCCCTCGGGGCCGAGGTGCTTGCGCAGGCGGGCGACGTGCGCATCGATGGTACGCAGCCTAATCGACCGCGCGCCCCTGGCGGACCAGATCCGCTCGCGCAGGTAGTGGCGGCGCAGCGTCCGCCCGCTCAGGCTCATCAGCTCCCGCAGCAAGGCCATCTCCAGCGGGGTGAGCAGCGCCCGCCGGCCTCCGACGGTGGCCAGCTGCCGGTCGAGATCCAGCTCGATCTCCCCGGCGCGCAGCACGCCGCTGCGTCGCGGGCCGCCCCGCCGGATCAGCGCTTTGACACGGGCGGTGAACTCGTCCAGGCCGAAGGGGCGCGTGATGAAATCGGTCGCGCCCACCTCGAAGCCCTGCACCTTGTCGCGCTCCGGGACTTCCTCGCTGAGGATCATCACGGGCAGGTGCGCGGTGCGCCGATCGGCGCGCAGGCGACGGCAGACCTCGAGAGCGTCGACCTCGGGCAGGGCCCGCTCCAGCAGGACGACCTCGGGCCGTGTCGCCGCGACCGAGGGCACCGCTTCAGGTCCATTGTCGATGATGGTGACCGCGAAGCCTTCTTCCGATAGACGGTTTTGCAGAAGGTCCGCGATCTCGGGTCGGTCTTCAACCAGGAGAATTCGTTTGCTCATCCGGCTTCGCCCTCCGGGGAGGCATCGCCGGCACACGACGATGCACGTGGGTTTCCTCCAGATGACCGGGTCCGCGGGAGCACCCGCGGGAGGGGCCTCCTGCGGGACCGCCCTGTCATTTTGCTGCGATTTGCTGCAGGGGGCAAATGGCGGGCCGGATGTCGTTGTGTTGCAGTTCTGTTGCGGCGATCTTTCAGAAGAGGTGGGCGGACGCCCGCGGGTTGGCTAAGATGCGAATTGCCCGGTCCCAAATCGTATTGAGGAGGTCCGACATGCCTCAGGTATTCTCCGACCTCGGTGTGACCGACGATCGCAGGCTGCACGAGCGCGCCGATTCATCCCACTCGAAACTCGACGAGATCAAGAGAAAGAGCATGGAGATGTACGGGAACACCAAAGACTGGGCGCAGCACAATCCGGGGAAGATCCTCCTGGGCACCTTGGCGACCGGCATCCTGGTCGGAGTATTCCTCGGTCGATCACGGCGATGAAGCCCGGGAAGCGAGGCTAACCCGATCCCGGGATCGTGTTCCCTTCAGGTGAGCATCTCAAAAAGGAGGTGACCGATGAGCATCCGCACGCGGCTCCGAGCAGTGGTCCTGATGGCTGCCCTCGCGATGACCGGGGTTGGTGGCCTCGTGTTGCTGGCGTCGCGCCCGGTCGAAGCAGCGCGCTGCTGTTGGGTCATGGTCTGTTCTCCTTACGGCTGCTGGGAGGAGTGCCGGACCTGCCCGAAGACCCCCTGACCCTGGAAACTCCGCATGAGGGGGGGAACGGCGAGAATGGTGCCCGCTCCGGGCACCATTCTCGTTTGTTCGGGATCGATTCCCGTCCTTCAGTTTGTCGGGGACACGGTCAGCACCGCCAGGTGATCGATCGTCACCGTATCGAGATTGCCCTTGTTGGCCTGCGAATTGGTGTCTCTCACGAAAATGTAGAGGGTACTGGCCGAGTTGAGCGTGAAAGTGCCGGAATCGGTTCCTCCGGCGACCTCGTTCGCCGAGCTGATGACCGCTCCCGTGATGTCGGTCTGGGTTCCGTTCTGAGAAGTGCCCCAACGGAACTTGAAATTGTCGCCGTCGGTGTTGTCGGGCCGCGACCCCTTGAAGTGCAGCTTGTAGGTTCCGGCGGGGAAGCTGCCGAAATTATAGAAACGATTGAGCGAGGAGCTGGTGCCGGCGGCTCCCTCCTTCAACGTTTCCCGCTGCACCGGAGTCTCATCGGGGCCTTGCGTGTCCAGATAGCTGCCCAAAAAGATTGTACCCAACCCTCCCGAAGGTAATCCCTCGGCGGTCGCAACGGACGCCTTCAGAGGAATGAGGTAAAGGCGGTCGATCGACAACACATCGGACTGATTGTCGTTCGACTGGGCGCTGTCGACGACCTTGACGCAGAAGGCTTGCGTGCCGGACGCGAGGACGCCAGCCAATCTTTCCACAGGCGTGTCGTTGTCCGTCGTCGACGAGAGGGTGAAGGTTGAGCCGCTTTCGCTGCCGGTGCAGGTTCCCGTAGTCGAAACACCGACGGTAAAGATGAAATTGTCCGACGTCTGCATACCCCCGTCGGTCTTCTTCCCCTCGATACGCAGCTTGTAGGTCACGCCGGGAGTGGCGCCGGTGAACGTCCAGATGAGGCTCAGCTTCTTCTTGTTCGTCACCCCGCTCTCGGTGAAGACTTCGTAGGTATCGTCGAGCGAGCCGGCCTTCAGGTCGCTCACCGAGCCGAAAGTCAGGACGCCGCTGATGGGAGTCCCCTGGGTGCCGACATCATTCCGCACGGCGCATTCGAAATCCCGGACCGGATCGGTGCAGCTGATCGTTCCTTCGAACAGGCCTCCTCCCTGCGTCGTGGCGTAGAGCCGCTGAAAATTGTTCTGGGAAAAGAACAACTTCATGCCGGGAAAGAAGTGCGATAGGCCGTTATTGGCAAGCAGGGTCCAGGTTTCTCCACCGTCGATGCTCTTCCAGGTCCCTGGATCCTGATGCTGCATGTTCTGTTGATTGAAGGGAGCCGCCTGTGGGGCGAGCGCATAGAGAATCGAGCTGTCCTTCTGGGAAATGACGATGCCGTCCATGGACATCGTCGTCAGGACTTTCGTCCAGTCCCATCTCCAGATGCTTCCATCCCAGATCCACTTGGCCTTGTGTATGCCGCCATGCACGAGAGGCGTCGGCGGGTTGGCGTCCGGATAGCTGGTCGTCACAAACAGGGTATTGGGACCGTCGGGCAGCAGCCAGGAAACGTTCTCTCCCTCCATCGCAGAAGGAGAGATCTTTTTCCACGTATCTCCAAGATTGCCTGGAGGAACCGTGCGGCTCTCCCACACTCCCGTCTCTGCGGCCGTGGGGACCGGAGCGTCTAGCCCACGTGCTGGGAGACCGCCGGAAACGAAGAGCTTCTTGTCGCTTGGCTCGAAGGCGATGCGCGCCGTCTTCCAATAGAGCGGCGGAGCCGGCGTCCACCCCGACGTCAGGTGCTCCCATGCAGTGCTGGCGGCGCTCGCCAGCTTGTACACTCCGTCGTTAAGAACGGCGGCGAAGAAGGCCCCGGTGTCGTCCTGGACGAAATTGATGCCACCCCCGTCCCCAAGCGTATCCAGATCCCCCAAGGGAGCCCACGTCCATGGGTCCCCTCCCGTCTGATTCGGGTGGAAATCTCCCCGGATGATGCCGACGGTGTCGCTTCCGCCGCCGAACTCTCCACCAGACGCCGCCACGTAGATCGTGTCCCAATCACTTGGATCGACCAGCATGTCAGTGGGGGATTGCCCCTTAACAGGCTGGGAAAGGAGCGCCCATGCATTGTTGCCGGCGGCCTTATTGGCGACTGCCGCCGCGAAGGATTCCCCCTGGTCGAAGCTGGACATCAGGCGATTGTCCCGATCGCCGTAGAAGAGCCGCTCCGGCATGTTAGCTTCGGTCGGCCAGGTCAGGACGGAGAGGGCAAGGATGTCGTTGGTGTCTCCACGCGTCTTCCAGGCCCCGATGGGCGGTTCGGGCGGCACGGGACTCTCCATCAGGTCGGAGGTGAGCTCCGTCCATTGAGCCCCACCGTCCCGCGTCACGTATTTCCCGTTTGGATTTCCGAAATAAAGTGTTTCGTGACCGGATCCACTCCCGATAGCGAGATCCCAGATGTCGTATCCGTTGAGCGTCCTCTCATAATAGGGGCGGGTCGCATCTTCGTATTCGGGACAGTCGACCGGGCAGGTGTACTTCGTCTCGCCGGATTCGCAGACGTTTAACGCGGGAGGGTTCGGTCGGCGATTCCCGCAACAGGGGGAGGATGAGCAATCCGTGGGGCAAGTGACGCAATCCTCCCCTCTTCCCGAACAAACATTGTCCCCGCAGGAGGGCGCCGAAAGGATGCCGTCCAGGACGTTGTCCCTGTACGCTGACCGGGTCGTGAGATCCCAGCTCGTGCCCCCGTCCGT from Candidatus Polarisedimenticolia bacterium carries:
- a CDS encoding CRTAC1 family protein; translation: MASLLRSVTAQSDPLGNLFMNTARARLLEVSIQQRGQTTPKEMRDLSVELLNAGRTSEAIEMLDRLETMAREKGTDPTSPIWIDIRMQQAVARLRQAEEANCTMHHNRRSCIFPIRGEGVHLMQEGSRAATVILSELLATNPDNLRARWLLNVAYMTLGEYPAKVPKRWLLAPDLFKSDYDIGSYPDVAGDLGLDVDDLAGGSIVDDFDGDGYLDIMVSAMGLNSQLRLFHSNADGTFTERTTEARLTGLVGGLNIEQTDFDNDGHPDVLVLRGGWMGSEGHYPNSLLHNNGDGTFTDVTEQAGVLSLHPTQTATWFDFDGDGWLDLFIGNESTKEDVNPNELYHNNRNGTFTECAEEAGVATPALVKGVASSDYNNDGRPDLYLSILGEPNRLYRNDGPAVGSTGTKGAPACAWKFTDVAVAAGVTEPIASFPTWFFDYDNDGWEDLFVSGYRVKDVGDVAADYLGLPHQGEPPRLYHNNGDGTFANVTQEAHLNHVLLTMGSNYGDLDNDGWLDFYAGTGNPDLGMLVPNRMFRNAGGRFFQDVTTSGGFGHLQKGHGVAFADLDNDGDEDVYAVVGGAYEADHFRNALFENPGHGNHWLTLQLEGVKANRPGIGARIKVVTREPYGGERMIYDTVRSGGSFGASPLRQQIGLRQADDIVSVEILWPGSGTRQVIQGLQMDHLYHVREGDSDAHPIQLRAFKLGRDKSSLAAKSAKSPAAKSGS
- a CDS encoding response regulator transcription factor, whose product is MSKRILLVEDRPEIADLLQNRLSEEGFAVTIIDNGPEAVPSVAATRPEVVLLERALPEVDALEVCRRLRADRRTAHLPVMILSEEVPERDKVQGFEVGATDFITRPFGLDEFTARVKALIRRGGPRRSGVLRAGEIELDLDRQLATVGGRRALLTPLEMALLRELMSLSGRTLRRHYLRERIWSARGARSIRLRTIDAHVARLRKHLGPEGWRIVSVHGAGYRFESAPEAIPVGFSIADGPAS